In the genome of Bradyrhizobium arachidis, one region contains:
- a CDS encoding beta strand repeat-containing protein, whose protein sequence is MASTTPTVTSTTTKLADGSTQTQTFTNGVLSSSVIKYPAGSTNVSDTKLYTTVNGQAVLTSDTVVHADKSKDVYLSNITGKSYVAEHDVYNAAGIVTNIVRTHADGTRDFTYTLDSDGTKTSLQYNANGSLLTSNSVVRADGSSDTLVYTNGVVTGETVIHADKTKDVYYSHIAGKTFVAQHDVFNAAGVLTSSVRTHADGTLDYTFSLGADGTKTALQYNATGSAITSRTVTQVDGSSDTLAYTNGVLTSETVVHTDKSKDVYLSNITGKTYVAEHDVYNSAGVLTSATRTHADGTLDYTYVLSADGTKTTLQYNANGSLASRAIVYVDNSSDTSVYSNGVLTSETVVHADKSKDIYLSNITGKTYVAEHDVYNATGVLTSVMRTHADGTRDFTYALGADGTKTSLQYNANGSLLTSSSVVKADGSSDTLAYTNGVVTGETVIHADKSKDVYYSQIAGRTYVAQHDVFNAAGILTSSVRTHADGTLDYTFNLGADGTKTALQYDATGSALTSRTITKTDGSSDTFAYTKGVLTSETALHADKTKDVYLSNITGKTYVAEHDVYNAAGVLTSAVRTHADGTRDFTYTLGADGTKTSLQYNASGSLLTSSIVVKADGSSDTLAYTNGIVTGETVVHADKSKDVYYSQIAGRTYVAQHDIFDAAGVLTSSVRTHADGTLDYTYTLGADGTKTALQYNATGSTITSRSIVKADGSSDTLAYTNGVLTSETVAHVDKTKDVYLSNITGKTFVAEHDIYNAAGVLTNIVRTHADGTRDFTYTLDADGTKTSLQYNADGSLLTSSSVVKADGSSDTLAYTNGVLTSETVVHADKSKDVYLSNITGKTYVAEHDVYNVAGVLISMARSHADGTLDYTYVLGADGTKTTDYFDTTGVLKSEVTIDANGTTDTRTYANVSGHAVLSSDVLKYPTGSTDISNTKLYTVVNGQATLTTETVLHADNSKDVFLTNAAGTPYVSEHDVYDATGFLKSKDQVALDGTHTRTVYSSGADESFTSSGSETLVFKFDFGHDTIASFDFGSDHVEIDSTAFTSVSDMLQNHTTDTAAGAVIDDGHGNTLTFSGLSKADLISHQQDFELSGHHFFSADSLWNTPISELNVHYSDPNAIQNQQFKSTSLANTWVQSEDIFFTTPADAPNMKWTFDVLNQATVGGGFSSHGTLQITTPTDLTPTHASDGWVVFADPDGIHYWEAWKASYDSASQTWHASYLVEGDLNGTGWGTAVGVGAGVRASGASLLGGLITTDELNSLSINHAMAIELDPTQLKAGTNQLDQFVFPAVAADGGSVNTYKGTIPIGAHFALPTDLDIEHAGLTPEGLAVARAYQQYGGYVVDAAGHTASIAMVEEATTQQLADLRHDAAWIRDHLVMV, encoded by the coding sequence ATGGCCTCGACTACTCCTACGGTTACATCGACAACGACCAAGCTCGCGGACGGGTCGACGCAGACCCAGACTTTCACGAACGGCGTTCTCTCCAGCAGCGTGATCAAATATCCGGCCGGCTCGACCAACGTGTCCGACACGAAGCTCTATACGACGGTCAATGGACAGGCGGTCCTCACCAGTGACACCGTAGTGCATGCCGACAAAAGCAAGGATGTTTATCTCTCCAACATCACCGGCAAGAGCTACGTCGCCGAGCACGACGTCTACAACGCCGCGGGTATCGTCACCAACATCGTCCGCACCCATGCCGACGGAACCCGCGACTTCACCTACACTCTGGACTCCGACGGCACCAAGACGTCGCTGCAATACAATGCGAACGGCAGCCTGCTGACGTCCAACAGCGTTGTGAGAGCGGACGGCTCCTCGGACACGCTCGTGTACACCAACGGTGTGGTCACCGGCGAAACGGTCATCCATGCCGACAAGACCAAGGATGTCTACTACTCCCACATCGCCGGCAAGACCTTCGTGGCTCAGCACGATGTTTTCAACGCGGCAGGCGTTCTCACCAGCTCGGTGCGCACCCATGCCGACGGCACGCTCGATTACACCTTCAGCCTGGGCGCCGACGGCACCAAGACAGCTCTCCAATACAACGCCACCGGCAGCGCCATAACCTCCCGCACGGTCACCCAGGTGGACGGCTCCTCGGATACGCTCGCGTACACCAACGGCGTCCTCACCAGTGAGACCGTCGTGCATACCGACAAGAGCAAGGACGTCTATCTGTCCAACATCACCGGCAAGACCTACGTCGCCGAGCACGATGTCTACAATTCCGCCGGCGTGCTCACTAGCGCGACGCGCACCCACGCCGACGGCACTCTCGACTACACGTATGTTTTGAGCGCAGACGGCACCAAGACCACGCTGCAATACAATGCCAACGGCAGCCTGGCGTCCCGCGCGATAGTATATGTGGACAATTCGTCCGACACTTCCGTCTATTCCAATGGCGTACTCACCAGCGAGACGGTCGTCCACGCCGACAAGAGCAAGGACATCTATCTCTCCAACATCACGGGCAAGACCTATGTCGCCGAGCACGACGTCTACAACGCCACCGGCGTGCTCACCAGCGTGATGCGTACCCATGCCGACGGCACCCGCGACTTCACCTACGCTCTGGGTGCGGACGGCACCAAGACATCCCTTCAATACAACGCCAACGGCAGCCTGCTGACGTCCAGCAGTGTTGTGAAGGCGGACGGCTCCTCGGACACCCTCGCCTACACCAACGGTGTCGTCACCGGCGAGACGGTCATCCATGCCGACAAGAGCAAGGACGTCTACTACTCGCAGATCGCCGGCAGGACCTACGTCGCTCAACATGACGTGTTCAACGCGGCCGGCATTCTCACCAGCTCGGTGCGCACCCACGCAGACGGCACGCTCGACTACACCTTCAATCTGGGCGCTGACGGCACCAAGACAGCACTGCAGTACGATGCCACCGGCAGCGCGCTGACGTCCCGCACGATCACGAAGACCGATGGCTCGTCGGACACTTTCGCCTACACAAAAGGCGTCCTGACCAGCGAGACGGCGTTGCATGCCGACAAGACCAAGGACGTCTATCTCTCCAACATCACCGGCAAGACTTACGTCGCCGAGCACGACGTCTACAACGCCGCCGGCGTGCTCACCAGCGCGGTGCGTACCCATGCCGACGGCACCCGCGACTTCACTTACACTCTGGGCGCGGACGGCACCAAGACGTCCCTGCAATACAACGCCAGTGGCAGCCTGCTGACGTCCAGCATCGTCGTGAAGGCGGACGGCTCTTCGGATACCCTCGCCTACACCAATGGTATCGTCACCGGCGAGACGGTCGTCCATGCCGACAAGAGCAAGGACGTCTACTATTCGCAGATCGCCGGGAGGACCTACGTCGCTCAACACGACATCTTCGATGCGGCCGGCGTTCTCACCAGTTCGGTGCGCACCCACGCCGACGGCACGCTCGACTACACCTACACTCTGGGCGCAGACGGCACCAAGACGGCCCTTCAGTACAACGCCACCGGCAGCACCATCACGTCCCGCTCGATCGTGAAGGCGGACGGCTCCTCGGATACGCTCGCCTACACCAACGGCGTCCTCACCAGCGAGACCGTGGCGCATGTCGACAAGACCAAGGACGTCTATCTGTCCAACATCACCGGCAAGACCTTCGTCGCCGAGCACGACATCTACAACGCTGCCGGCGTCCTCACCAACATCGTCCGCACCCATGCCGACGGCACCCGCGACTTCACCTACACACTGGACGCAGACGGCACCAAGACATCCCTTCAATACAACGCCGATGGCAGCCTGCTGACGTCCAGCAGCGTTGTGAAGGCAGACGGCTCCTCGGATACGCTCGCCTACACCAACGGCGTTCTCACCAGTGAGACCGTCGTGCACGCCGACAAGAGCAAGGACGTCTATCTGTCCAACATCACCGGCAAGACCTATGTTGCCGAGCACGATGTCTACAATGTCGCCGGCGTGCTCATTAGCATGGCGCGCAGCCACGCCGACGGCACTCTCGACTACACGTACGTTCTGGGCGCGGACGGCACCAAGACGACCGACTATTTCGACACGACAGGCGTCCTCAAATCAGAGGTAACCATCGACGCAAACGGCACCACCGACACGCGCACCTATGCGAATGTCTCGGGCCATGCCGTCCTGAGCAGCGACGTCTTGAAGTACCCAACAGGCTCGACCGACATCTCCAACACCAAGCTCTATACGGTGGTGAACGGCCAGGCCACACTTACCACGGAGACCGTGCTTCACGCGGACAACAGCAAGGACGTCTTCCTGACGAACGCCGCGGGGACGCCCTACGTCTCCGAGCATGATGTGTATGACGCCACCGGCTTTCTCAAGTCAAAGGACCAGGTCGCTCTCGACGGCACCCATACCCGAACCGTCTACTCGAGCGGTGCCGACGAGAGTTTCACCAGCAGCGGCTCCGAGACGCTGGTCTTCAAGTTCGACTTCGGTCACGACACGATCGCCTCCTTTGACTTCGGCAGCGATCACGTCGAGATCGACTCGACCGCTTTTACCAGCGTGTCCGACATGCTGCAGAACCACACGACGGACACCGCCGCAGGCGCCGTCATCGACGACGGGCACGGCAACACGCTGACATTCTCCGGGCTCAGCAAGGCCGACCTGATATCCCATCAGCAGGATTTCGAGCTTTCCGGGCACCACTTCTTCTCCGCGGACAGCCTCTGGAATACGCCGATCAGCGAACTGAACGTCCACTACTCCGATCCGAACGCGATCCAGAACCAACAATTCAAAAGCACCAGTCTCGCCAACACCTGGGTCCAATCGGAGGACATCTTCTTCACCACGCCGGCCGATGCACCGAACATGAAGTGGACATTCGACGTTCTGAACCAAGCAACGGTGGGTGGAGGCTTCTCCTCGCACGGAACGCTGCAGATTACGACACCGACCGATTTGACGCCGACGCATGCCAGCGACGGCTGGGTCGTCTTTGCCGATCCTGACGGCATCCACTATTGGGAAGCGTGGAAAGCCAGCTACGATTCGGCAAGCCAGACCTGGCATGCGAGCTACCTCGTTGAGGGTGACCTGAACGGCACCGGATGGGGAACCGCAGTGGGCGTCGGCGCGGGAGTCCGGGCATCAGGTGCGTCTCTTCTCGGAGGCCTCATCACGACCGACGAGTTGAATAGTCTTTCAATCAACCACGCCATGGCCATCGAGCTCGACCCGACCCAGCTCAAGGCAGGGACCAACCAACTCGACCAGTTTGTCTTCCCTGCCGTGGCGGCCGATGGCGGCAGCGTCAACACCTACAAGGGTACAATCCCGATCGGAGCCCACTTCGCCCTGCCAACCGACTTGGACATCGAGCACGCTGGTCTGACGCCCGAGGGCCTGGCGGTTGCGAGAGCCTATCAGCAGTATGGAGGCTACGTCGTGGACGCCGCCGGGCACACCGCCTCCATCGCCATGGTCGAGGAAGCGACCACTCAGCAGCTGGCCGATTTACGCCACGACGCCGCTTGGATCCGCGATCATCTGGTGATGGTGTAG
- a CDS encoding transglutaminase-like cysteine peptidase, with protein sequence MRKFSAWVVMGAAAIALGFQPVQAGLLGMPMGLQSAIQHIKLESNALAPFAYTQFCARYVDECRKRLMFRGGPVKLTAERWDQLNEVNRAVNRDIIPERNELGLAGETWLIGPDRGDCNDYAVTKRHQLLAQGWPARALLLSEVVTNSGEHHLVLVVRTKNGDLVLDNLSPSIKPWARAPYRWVRIQTPDHSRLWATIASRRV encoded by the coding sequence ATGCGTAAGTTTTCAGCCTGGGTGGTCATGGGGGCCGCCGCGATCGCCCTCGGGTTTCAGCCGGTTCAAGCTGGTCTGTTGGGGATGCCGATGGGATTGCAGTCGGCCATCCAGCACATCAAACTCGAATCCAATGCGTTGGCCCCGTTCGCGTACACGCAATTCTGCGCTCGATATGTCGATGAATGCCGCAAGCGGTTAATGTTCCGCGGCGGTCCTGTGAAGCTGACGGCCGAGCGATGGGACCAGCTCAACGAAGTCAACCGAGCGGTCAACAGGGACATCATCCCTGAACGCAACGAGCTTGGCCTGGCCGGCGAGACTTGGCTGATCGGTCCGGATCGTGGTGATTGCAATGACTATGCGGTCACGAAGCGCCACCAACTCCTGGCTCAGGGTTGGCCCGCCCGCGCGCTGCTCTTGAGCGAGGTGGTCACCAATTCCGGTGAGCATCACCTCGTTCTCGTCGTGCGCACGAAGAACGGCGATCTCGTGCTCGACAATTTGAGTCCGAGTATCAAGCCCTGGGCGCGCGCACCCTATCGCTGGGTTCGAATTCAGACGCCAGATCACAGCAGGTTGTGGGCCACGATCGCTTCGCGCCGGGTATGA